The Oreochromis niloticus isolate F11D_XX linkage group LG15, O_niloticus_UMD_NMBU, whole genome shotgun sequence genome includes a region encoding these proteins:
- the rps29 gene encoding small ribosomal subunit protein uS14 has translation MGHQQLYWSHPRKFGQGSRSCRVCSNRHGLIRKYGINMCRQCFRQYAKDIGFVKLD, from the exons ATGGGCCATCAGCAGCTCTATTGGAGTCACCCCAGAAAATTCGGACAGGGATCCCGCTCCTG CCGAGTGTGCTCTAACAGACATGGCTTGATCCGTAAATACGGGATCAACATGTGCCGCCAGTGCTTCAGGCAGTACGCTAAAGACATCGGCTTCGTTAAG CTGGACTAA
- the wdr20b gene encoding WD repeat-containing protein 20, whose amino-acid sequence MAAEGGGKEMNEIKTQFTTREGVYKLLTHSEYSRPNRVPFNSQGSNPVKVSFVNVNDQSGNGDRICFNVGRELYFYIYKGVRKAADLSKPIDKRIYKGTQPTCHDFNPLTATAESVSLLVGFSAGQVQLIDPIKKETSKLFNEERLIDKSRVTCVRWVPGSESLFLVAHSSGSMYLYNVENTCGTTAPHYQLLKQGENYAVHTCKSKSARNPLLRWTVGEGALNEFAFSPDGKFLACASQDGFLRVFGFDAAELHGTMKSYFGGLLCVCWSPDGRYIVAGGEDDLVTVWSFLDCRVIARGHGHKSWVSVVAFDHCTTSVEDGDLPAEFSGSDEDFHEQNHFSAGRDRANSSHSRLSKRNSTDSRPVSVTYRFGSVGQDTQLCLWDLTEDILFPHLPLSRTRTHTNVMSATSPPATGQTPTLSTTTGSGGTNGKDNLSNSSTSGNPTNSLPGTLPRSNSLPHSSNPAGGSTPNSNTGSSNSSSSTTATATTKANSIIDSAFIATSVSKFATLSLHDSRKERHEKDHKRNHSMGHISSKSSDKLNQLSLSKTAKADAAKTLGTTLCPRMEEVPLLEPLVCKKIAHERLTVLIFLEDCLVTACQEGFVCTWARPGKVGLLSSQNNPANSPSGTVV is encoded by the exons ATGGCGGCGGAGGGAGGAGGGAAGGAGATGAACGAAATTAAAACTCAGTTCACCACACGAGAAGGTGTCTACAAACTCCTCACTCACTCTGAATACAGCCGCCCGAACAGGGTGCCTTTCAACTCGCAGGGCTCCAATCCCGTCAAGGTCTCCTTCGTCAATGTAAACGACCAGTCCGGCAACGGCGACAGGATCTGTTTCAATGTGGGCCGGGAACTCTACTTTTATATCTACAAAGGCGTGAGAAAG GCTGCTGATCTTAGTAAGCCCATAGACAAGAGGATATACAAAGGAACGCAGCCTACGTGCCATGACTTCAACCCCCTCACAGCTACAGCAGAGAGTGTCTCTCTGCTGGTGGGCTTCTCAGCAGGCCAGGTGCAACTCATAGACCCAATAAAGAAGGAAACCAGCAAACTCTTCAATGAGGAG aGACTTATTGACAAGTCGAGAGTAACGTGTGTACGATGGGTTCCTGGTTCAGAGAGCCTGTTTCTTGTGGCTCACTCCAGTGGCAGCATGTACTTGTACAATGTGGAAAACACCTGTGGCACCACAGCACCTCACTACCAGCTCCTTAAGCAGGGTGAAAATTATGCTGTGCATACCTGCAAGAGCAAATCGGCTCGTAACCCGTTACTGCGGTGGACAGTGGGCGAAGGGGCGCTCAATGAGTTTGCTTTCTCCCCAGATGGAAAGTTTCTAGCTTGTGCGAGCCAGGATGGCTTCCTGCGGGTTTTTGGCTTTGATGCCGCAGAGCTACACGGAACTATGAAGAGCTACTTCGGTGGCTTACTGTGCGTGTGCTGGAGCCCTGATGGACGGTATATTGTGGCAGGAGGGGAGGACGACCTGGTGACGGTTTGGTCGTTTTTGGACTGCAGAGTCATTGCACGAGGGCATGGCCACAAGTCATGGGTGAGCGTGGTGGCGTTTGACCACTGTACCACCAGTGTTGAGGATGGTGACTTGCCTGCGGAGTTTAGTGGCAGCGACGAGGACTTTCACGAGCAGAATCACTTCAGTGCAGGCAGAGACAGAGCAAACAGTTCTCATTCTCGGCTTTCTAAGAGAAACTCTACGGACAGTAGGCCTGTTAGTGTGACCTACAGATTTGGCTCAGTGGGACAGGACACCCAGCTGTGCCTGTGGGACCTCACAGAGGACATTCTCTTTCCTCACCTCCCTTTGTCCCGCACTCGAACACACACTAATGTTATGAGTGCCACAAGCCCTCCAGCAACAGGACAAACTCCTACTCTGTCCACAACCACCGGTTCCGGTGGCACCAACGGTAAAGACAATTTGAGCAATAGTAGCACTAGCGGCAACCCAACTAACTCCCTCCCCGGCACCTTGCCTCGGTCCAATAGCTTGCCTCACTCCTCaaatccagcagggggcagcaccCCCAACAGTAACAcaggcagcagcaacagcagcagcagcaccaccgcCACAGCCACAACCAAGGCCAACAGCATCATTGACAGCGCTTTCATCGCCACCAGCGTCAGCAAGTTTGCAACACTGTCGTTACACGACTCGCGCAAGGAGCGCCACGAGAAGGATCACAAGAGAAACCACAGCATGGGTCACATCAGCAGCAAGAGCAGCGACAAGCTAAACCAGCTCAGCTTGTCAAAGACGGCGAAAGCTGACGCTGCTAAGACTTTAGGCACCACGCTGTGCCCACGCATGGAGGAGGTGCCGCTCCTGGAACCGCTGGTGTGCAAAAAGATAGCTCACGAAAGACTCACTGTGTTAATCTTCCTGGAGGACTGTCTGGTAACAGCCTGTCAGGAGGGTTTCGTTTGCACATGGGCTAGGCCTGGGAAAGTG GGATTGCTATCATCTCAAAACAACCCAGCCAATTCCCCCAGTGGAACAGTAGTATAG
- the mgat2 gene encoding alpha-1,6-mannosyl-glycoprotein 2-beta-N-acetylglucosaminyltransferase, protein MRFRIYKRKVVLLTLVVVICGLAFWSSGRQKKNDSGSLPREVEAVRRSNIISSSSSNSVNSHNQEQATPAVSRAPVPAPVIQANDTHQEKEKDKAKISKPDVDNTTLVYRGIVFQLNFDQTIRNEEKFKMTRKKDDLVVVVQVHNRPDYLKLLVDSLRKARGVDSILLIFSHDYWSPEINKVVASIDFCQVLQIFFPFSIQLYPQEFPGNDPRDCPRDIPKKDALKLGCINAEYPDSFGHYREAKFSQTKHHWWWKLHFVWDRVRVLKDHKGLVLLIEEDHYLSPDFIHLLKQMTALKREQCTDCDILSLGSYSHIGYSSKANKVEVKPWKSTEHNMGMALSRETYQKLIQCTDTFCTYDDYNWDWSLQHLTVSCLPSYWKVMVSEAPRIFHAGDCGMHHKKASCMPVNQKTKIENILQSSGNQLFPKNLLITKRLPANGAGGVAPHVKNGGWGDIRDHELCKSYVRLQ, encoded by the coding sequence ATGAGATTCCGAATCTACAAGAGGAAGGTGGTGTTACTGACTCTGGTGGTTGTCATATGTGGCCTGGCTTTCTGGAGCAGTGGAAGGCAGAAGAAGAACGACAGTGGATCGTTACCCAGGGAAGTGGAGGCGGTGCGGAGGAGCAACATtattagcagcagcagcagtaataGCGTCAACAGTCATAACCAGGAACAAGCAACGCCAGCGGTCAGTCGGGCACCTGTCCCAGCACCTGTTATACAAGCAAATGACACAcaccaagaaaaagaaaaggacaaaGCCAAAATATCCAAGCCAGATGTGGATAATACCACTTTAGTCTACCGTGGCATTGTCTTCCAGCTAAACTTTGATCAGACGATAAGAAATGAAGAGAAATTTAAGATGACTCGAAAGAAGGATGATTTGGTTGTAGTAGTTCAGGTCCATAACCGACCAGACTATCTAAAGCTATTAGTAGACAGTTTACGAAAGGCCAGAGGTGTGGATAGCATACTGCTGATATTCAGCCATGATTACTGGTCCCCTGAGATTAACAAAGTGGTTGCCTCTATTGACTTCTGCCAAGTCCTCCAGATTTTCTTCCCCTTCAGCATCCAGCTGTACCCACAGGAGTTCCCTGGAAACGACCCTAGGGACTGCCCCAGAGACATCCCCAAGAAAGACGCCTTAAAACTGGGTTGCATTAACGCAGAGTACCCTGACTCGTTTGGACACTACCGGGAGGCCAAGTTTTCCCAGACCAAGCACCACTGGTGGTGGAAGCTTCACTTTGTATGGGACAGAGTTCGAGTTCTCAAAGACCATAAGGGTCTCGTTCTTCTGATCGAAGAGGACCACTACTTGTCTCCGGACTTTATCCATCTCTTAAAGCAAATGACTGCTCTGAAAAGGGAGCAGTGCACAGACTGCGATATCCTCTCACTGGGGAGCTACAGCCACATTGGCTACTCCAGCAAAGCAAATAAAGTGGAGGTGAAACCCTGGAAGTCCACCGAGCACAACATGGGGATGGCTCTAAGTAGAGAGACGTACCAGAAACTCATCCAATGCACCGACACCTTTTGCACTTATGATGACTACAACTGGGATTGGTCTTTACAACACTTGACTGTGTCATGCCTGCCCTCCTACTGGAAGGTCATGGTGAGCGAGGCACCACGGATTTTCCATGCCGGAGACTGCGGCATGCACCACAAGAAGGCTTCTTGCATGCCCGTTAACCAGAAAACCAAGATAGAAAATATCCTACAGAGCAGTGGGAACCAGTTGTTCCCAAAAAACCTCCTGATCACAAAGAGACTGCCAGCCAACGGGGCAGGAGGAGTGGCCCCACATGTGAAAAATGGGGGCTGGGGAGACATCAGGGATCATGAACTCTGCAAGAGCTATGTTCGATTACAGTGA